From the genome of Vicia villosa cultivar HV-30 ecotype Madison, WI linkage group LG2, Vvil1.0, whole genome shotgun sequence, one region includes:
- the LOC131647057 gene encoding xylose isomerase-like: MMMKFGKLSLLISFSVFCYVVIAIPETCPTANVGNCGDSDDWEGEFFPGISEIKYEGPLSKNPLSFKWYNAEEEVLGKKMKDWFRFSVAFWHTFRGIGGDPFGAPTKHWPWEDGTNSLRMAKRRMRANFEFINKLGVDFWCFHDRDIAPDAPTLEETNANLDEVVALAQELQIKGKKSVLWGTAQLFMHPRYMHGAATSSELEVYAYAAAQVKKAMEVTHYLGGENYVFWGGREGYQSLLNTNMERELNHLARFFEAAIAHKKKIGFNGTLLIEPKPQEPTKHQYDWDAATTANFLRKYGLIGEFKLNIECNHATLSGHSCHHELETARINGLLGNIDANTGDPQVGWDTDQFLVDIQEATMIMLSVIRNNGIAPGGFNFDAKLRRESTDVEDLFIAHIVGMDTMARGLKNAAKLVEDGSLAELVRKRYQSFDTEIGAQIEAGKADFDFLEKKTKEWGEPKVASAKQELAEMIFQSAM; this comes from the coding sequence ATGATGATGAAATTTGGGAAATTATCACTGTTGATTAGTTTTAGTGTTTTCTGTTATGTAGTGATTGCTATACCTGAGACTTGTCCTACTGCTAATGTTGGTAATTGCGGTGATTCGGATGATTGGGAAGGGGAGTTTTTCCCTGGCATTTCCGAAATTAAATATGAGGGGCCTTTGAGTAAGAATCCACTTTCATTTAAATGGTATAATGCAGAAGAGGAAGTTcttgggaagaagatgaaggattGGTTCAGATTTAGTGTTGCATTTTGGCATACATTCCGTGGAATAGGTGGTGACCCATTCGGTGCACCTACCAAACATTGGCCATGGGAAGATGGTACCAATTCATTAAGAATGGCTAAAAGAAGGATGAGAGCGAATTTTGAGTTCATAAACAAACTTGGTGTGGACTTTTGGTGCTTTCACGATAGGGATATAGCACCTGATGCTCCGACTCTTGAGGAAACAAATGCAAACCTGGATGAAGTGGTGGCTCTTGCTCAAGAGCTTCAGATTAAGGGAAAAAAGAGCGTTTTGTGGGGAACAGCTCAGTTGTTCATGCATCCTCGCTATATGCATGGTGCTGCTACTAGTTCTGAGTTAGAGGTGTATGCATATGCTGCTGCTCAAGTGAAGAAAGCCATGGAGGTGACACATTATTTGGGAGGAGAAAATTATGTTTTTTGGGGCGGTCGTGAGGGTTACCAATCTCTTTTGAACACAAATATGGAACGAGAGCTTAATCACTTGGCTAGATTTTTTGAAGCTGCTATTGCACACAAAAAGAAGATTGGATTCAATGGAACACTTTTAATTGAACCAAAGCCACAAGAGCCTACAAAACACCAGTATGATTGGGATGCTGCAACTACAGCTAATTTCTTGCGAAAATATGGACTTATAGGGGAATTCAAACTTAACATTGAGTGCAACCATGCCACCCTATCTGGCCACAGTTGTCATCATGAGCTCGAAACTGCAAGAATTAATGGATTGTTGGGTAATATTGATGCAAATACTGGTGATCCTCAAGTTGGTTGGGACACGGATCAGTTTCTCGTAGATATCCAAGAGGCAACAATGATTATGCTCAGCGTTATCAGAAATAATGGAATTGCACCAGGCGGATTCAACTTTGATGCCAAATTAAGGAGAGAGAGCACAGATGTTGAAGACTTGTTCATAGCTCATATTGTAGGAATGGATACAATGGCCCGAGGCCTCAAAAATGCTGCCAAGCTAGTTGAGGACGGTTCTTTGGCCGAGCTTGTCCGCAAGCGATATCAAAGTTTTGATACAGAAATTGGGGCTCAAATAGAGGCTGGAAAAGCTGACTTTGATTTCCTTGAGAAGAAGACCAAGGAATGGGGAGAGCCAAAGGTTGCTTCTGCAAAACAGGAGCTAGCTGAGATGATCTTCCAGTCTGCTATGTAG